The following are from one region of the Silene latifolia isolate original U9 population chromosome 9, ASM4854445v1, whole genome shotgun sequence genome:
- the LOC141602010 gene encoding uncharacterized protein LOC141602010 has protein sequence MKVGFLCLAMVDRWKESWETFGENSIDYNPLFKTIIDFETRDDAFNSAQKIAFENGFALVKANNGTKNRKKNGLLASYFRCKRHGLPKELDDLENPRRSQKCSCKFRIRAVQNFVSKNDQVTVVWNIVTSEGAGLHNHNVAVYKDGDRHFAGLDAEEKAYVRQ, from the exons ATGAAAGTTGGTTTTCTTTGTTTGGCCATGGTCGATCGTTGGAAG GAATCATGGGAGACTTTTGGCGAGAATTCAAttgattacaacccgttgttcaaGACTATTATAGATTTCGAAACGCGTGACGATGCTTTCAACTCGGCTCAGAAAATCGCATTCGAGAATGGGtttgctttggttaaagcaaataaCGGAACTAAAAACAGAAAAAAGAACGGGTTGTTGGCAAGTTATTTTCGATGTAAAAGACATGGGTTACCAAAAGAATTGGATGATCTTGAAAATCCAAGGAGGTCGCAGAAGTGTTCATGCAAGTTTCGTATTCGTGCCGTTCAAAATTTCGTGTCTAAAAATGATCAAGTGACGGTAGTGTGGAACATTGTAACCTCCGAGGGTGCTGGACTACACAACCACAACGTAGCCGTTTATAAGGACGGGGATCGGCATTTTGCGGGATTGGACGCGGAAGAGAAGGCATATGTTAGGCAATAA